In Streptomyces sp. NBC_01381, the sequence TCGTACTCCCCGTCGTTGAACAGGATCACCGACTCCGCCATGCGGTGCGCGGCGTGCACGTCCGGGGCGGCGTCCGGCCGCGGTGGATGGCCCGCGAGGGTGGCGCGCGCCTCGTCCGGAGTGGTGGCGCGGGACAGCACTTCCGCGAGCCGCGCGGCCGTCAACGTGCAGGCGTCGGGGCTGTGCTGGAGTTCGTACGACGCCAGCGCCTCGCGCAGTACGTGCACCGCGTCGGCGTAGCGGCCCGAGCGCTCCAGGGTGCGGGCCAGGGCCACCCGGACCCGCGCCGCGTCCGCCTCCGGCTCCGGCTCCGGCGGGTGGTCGAGCGCCGCGCGGTACAGCCGGGTCGTCTCCGGGGCGGGGCGTGCGCCCAGGTCGGCGAAGTCCATGGCCGCCGCGCACCGCTCGTACTGGCGGGCCGCCGCGCCCCGCATCCCTTGCCGCAGATACGCCCCGATCAGCACGCGGTGGGCCCGCTCGTCGGCGGGCGCGGACTCCAGGACGAGGCGTGCGACGGCCGCCGCCCGCTCCGCGTCGCCCGCGTCGAGCCGGGCCCGCGCGAGGGCGAGCGCCACCCGGACCCGCAGCTCGGCCAGGCGGGTGCGGTGCGGCTCGGCCCAGGGCGCGTAGCGGTCCTCGGGGAGCAGGTCTCCGGTGAACGCGTCCAGGGCGGCGGCCAGTTGGGCGGTGTCGCCGCCCGCGAGCGCACGCTCCGCCAGGGACCCCGCCCGGTCCGCGTCGACCACGACCCTGCCGGGCGCCAGGCGCAGCAGCGACCCGTCGGCCACCACGTAGGACGATGCGGCCCGTGGTGTCAGTTCGGGCTCCAGGGCGTGGCGCGCGGCGTGCAGAGCCACCCGCAGGTTCCGCTGTGCGGCGGGCAGTTCGGCATGCGGCCAGCACTCCGCCATGAGGTGCTCGCGGTGCAACTGGTGCCCCGGGGCGAGGGCGAGGAGTTTGACCAGGGTGCGGGCGCCCGGCCGCGGCCACCGCTCGGCGGGCGGCACCCCGGCGGGCCGTTCTGTGCGGAATCCGCCGAGCAGCCTGATGCGGAGTGTTGGAGGAGCGCCCATGGGAGCAGCACTGTAACCGCTTGCCCCCACCGGCCTGTTACCGGTGAATTACTGGCCGGATCTCGCCCCTCGTAGCGGCACGTCAGACGAGTGCCGCGTGCCTGATCGCGTCGACTTCACACCGGCGGAAGAGAGCCCCCGAGAACGCGTTGACCTGCGCAAAGGGCCTCCCGAAGATAGGTGCCGAGCACCGCCGCCATCCCCGTGTCCCCCTCTGGAGGAAGCGTGAAGCGTTCCCAAGCCCTCGCCGTGGGCGTCGCGTTGCTGCTCTCGGGCAGTGTCGTGGCGGCCAACGCCGCCGACAACCCGGCCGCCCCCGCGGCCGGTCACTCCGCCAAGCGCCCGTCGGCCGACGCCACTTGGTGCACCGAGCAGGGCGGCTCCCCGCAGGAGCAGGTCCCGTACTACACCAAGACCGGAACCCAGATCGTCCAGCTCGGCGGCGAACGCGAGATGTGCGTCTTCACCGGGAAGGACGGTACGAAGATCACGATCGGCGCCGACAGCCTGGCCGCCGACAAGCCGACCCTGGCCGCACTCGCCTACGTCCACAAGCCGGCCGACCCGGGCGGCCACCCCGGCAAC encodes:
- a CDS encoding BTAD domain-containing putative transcriptional regulator; translated protein: MGAPPTLRIRLLGGFRTERPAGVPPAERWPRPGARTLVKLLALAPGHQLHREHLMAECWPHAELPAAQRNLRVALHAARHALEPELTPRAASSYVVADGSLLRLAPGRVVVDADRAGSLAERALAGGDTAQLAAALDAFTGDLLPEDRYAPWAEPHRTRLAELRVRVALALARARLDAGDAERAAAVARLVLESAPADERAHRVLIGAYLRQGMRGAAARQYERCAAAMDFADLGARPAPETTRLYRAALDHPPEPEPEADAARVRVALARTLERSGRYADAVHVLREALASYELQHSPDACTLTAARLAEVLSRATTPDEARATLAGHPPRPDAAPDVHAAHRMAESVILFNDGEYEAGLAAARGAEELLRADGREALPARPGPQWATAPSAGRLEPAAGQRRPDRQAADGRDAPPARPGPPWASPPSGAAAATAGRLEPAAGQRHPDRQAADGRDAPPARPGPPWASPPSGAAAATAGRLEPAAGQRRPDRQAEHAALLARSLAQQAACHGLLGRNVEAIAPAERALAPAEESGDPALLATVLSVLRENARRSGRHRKALEHGRRALTLAEQAGRPTATAFERANLAELHLLLGEADEAEQLAGAAVGLAEPFGGTVLAFALTALARVRAATDPDSARSLLDRAERCAHEGGHRQAVDEVRAACAELAERRRD